A stretch of Deinococcus radiotolerans DNA encodes these proteins:
- a CDS encoding beta strand repeat-containing protein: MFTAFTNAQAAASYCTAVYSVQSTPSISSINPGTSTQLRNFNITGAEPNALALNPADGLLYYFNRATNPETLYRVDPKVASPSSTLIGQFTNTSPAYLVGATFTATGGLLTYWSNATISTANIGARTFGAFLPITGSDIDTSGTGTNGDIALDTSGQLWAVSNTTSGTGALYRLSLNGSGTAYVATKVVTISGTSSTSINGLAIDPVTNRFYISVNGSLYGLDVLGSNSGAATLKGSATGVSDLGSCNVTPNTPTLSKSFSPALIQTPATTSTLTITVGNTNLAPYYLYTNLVDTMPSGMTVTASSLGGTCATSPNSLTATSNSITLAVGATIPVGGCTITATVNVPGTAGQYTNTVVANTLQASTGTLNASTNATLISQAAATISKTFSPTSIPLNSTSTVTFTVSNPNPAGNPVLTSLNFTDALSGMSVASTSIGGTCGATSSPDLTVGATSLNLTVPTLAAGASCTITVSVRATQVGVNPNVTSGVSSTETPTRGAASNTANLTVTPLTTVISKGFSPASVSLGSTTQLTISVTNPNGVSAQNFTLTDDVAATTGLTGLTITAVGSDTCRGAGSTSVLNGRYVLSGGTLPAAGCAVTLTVQLPSSATVGPATNTILGSSVSGSINGQPLPTPADATAALTVTAADLNVIKAGPPFARPGEVITYTLTVTNGGSAEAASTTLTDQLPNGVTLSSSSPSAAVTGTTLSWTLGTLAPGASQTFTVTVRAPDLTALASTPATRSLLNTAQVTTTSPESTTSNNASVVTTRMIAAQLIKLVRNVSTGTAFAASGGGVPGETLEYCIQVRNVGAVDLPAFTLADDVPLNTTVQLSAYDAEAAGAGAAGTALGVKLTRGTTSYLTSAADTDAGTLTGAGGAFTRGALTVNLGTLVTADQGNVCFRAVIR; this comes from the coding sequence ATGTTTACAGCCTTCACTAATGCTCAAGCTGCGGCCAGCTATTGCACGGCGGTCTACTCGGTACAGTCCACGCCCTCTATCAGTTCGATCAATCCTGGTACCAGCACCCAGCTCCGTAATTTTAATATTACGGGCGCCGAACCTAATGCCCTAGCCCTGAATCCGGCGGATGGTCTGCTGTACTATTTTAACCGGGCTACAAATCCTGAAACACTATATAGAGTTGACCCAAAAGTGGCCTCTCCTTCTTCTACATTGATTGGCCAGTTTACAAATACATCCCCCGCTTATCTTGTTGGGGCAACCTTTACAGCTACAGGTGGTCTATTGACCTATTGGAGTAACGCTACCATCAGTACGGCTAACATCGGCGCTCGAACTTTCGGTGCGTTCCTGCCAATTACAGGCTCGGACATCGACACCAGCGGCACGGGGACCAATGGCGATATCGCTCTAGATACCAGTGGCCAGCTCTGGGCAGTGAGCAACACGACAAGCGGTACAGGCGCCCTGTACCGCCTGAGCTTGAATGGGTCGGGCACTGCGTATGTCGCCACAAAAGTCGTCACAATCAGCGGGACCTCCTCGACATCGATCAACGGTCTAGCCATCGATCCAGTGACCAACCGCTTTTATATTTCCGTCAACGGTTCTTTGTATGGTCTGGACGTTCTGGGCAGCAACTCAGGGGCGGCAACCTTAAAGGGTAGTGCCACAGGGGTCTCAGACCTAGGTTCCTGTAATGTCACGCCGAACACTCCGACGCTGAGTAAGTCATTCTCCCCGGCACTCATTCAGACCCCGGCGACAACCTCAACCCTTACTATCACGGTTGGTAATACCAACCTGGCCCCGTACTACCTCTATACGAATCTGGTGGACACCATGCCTTCAGGCATGACCGTTACTGCCAGCAGTCTTGGCGGTACATGCGCTACATCCCCCAACTCACTCACTGCAACCAGCAACTCCATTACGCTCGCAGTTGGCGCCACGATTCCGGTGGGTGGATGTACGATCACGGCCACAGTCAACGTTCCAGGCACAGCTGGCCAATACACCAACACCGTCGTGGCCAATACCTTGCAGGCCTCTACGGGTACACTCAACGCGTCTACAAATGCCACTCTGATCAGTCAGGCGGCAGCAACCATTTCTAAAACATTCTCCCCAACTTCCATACCTCTGAATAGTACAAGCACAGTGACATTCACGGTCAGCAATCCTAATCCTGCTGGGAACCCTGTGCTGACCAGCCTGAACTTCACGGACGCCCTGTCAGGCATGAGTGTCGCCAGCACCAGCATCGGCGGTACCTGCGGGGCGACGAGCAGCCCTGACCTGACTGTCGGTGCAACTAGCTTGAACCTTACGGTGCCTACTCTCGCGGCGGGCGCGAGTTGCACCATTACGGTGAGCGTACGAGCAACGCAGGTCGGCGTGAACCCGAACGTGACCAGCGGAGTCAGTAGTACGGAAACCCCCACGCGTGGTGCGGCGTCCAACACTGCGAACCTCACGGTGACACCTCTGACTACAGTGATTAGTAAGGGGTTCAGCCCGGCCAGCGTGTCCCTGGGTTCAACCACGCAGTTGACCATCAGCGTCACGAACCCCAACGGCGTCTCGGCCCAGAACTTCACGCTGACCGACGACGTGGCGGCCACGACCGGCCTGACCGGACTGACGATCACCGCGGTAGGCAGCGACACGTGCCGCGGCGCGGGCAGCACCTCGGTCCTCAACGGCCGGTACGTGCTGAGCGGCGGCACGCTCCCCGCCGCCGGCTGCGCGGTCACGCTGACTGTTCAGCTGCCCAGCAGCGCCACGGTAGGCCCGGCCACCAACACCATTCTGGGCAGCAGCGTCAGCGGCAGCATTAACGGGCAGCCGCTGCCGACCCCCGCCGACGCCACCGCCGCCCTGACGGTCACCGCTGCGGACCTGAACGTGATCAAGGCTGGCCCCCCCTTCGCCAGACCGGGTGAGGTGATCACGTATACGCTGACCGTCACAAACGGCGGCTCCGCTGAAGCGGCGTCTACAACCCTCACCGATCAGCTGCCCAATGGAGTCACGTTGAGCAGCAGTTCGCCCAGTGCGGCGGTCACTGGTACCACGCTTAGCTGGACCCTGGGGACGCTCGCGCCCGGCGCCTCCCAGACATTCACCGTGACCGTCAGGGCGCCGGACCTCACGGCGCTCGCCTCCACGCCGGCCACCCGCTCACTGCTGAACACCGCGCAGGTCACGACCACCAGCCCTGAAAGCACGACCAGCAACAACGCCAGTGTCGTCACCACCCGTATGATCGCCGCGCAGCTCATCAAATTGGTGCGCAACGTCTCCACCGGCACAGCGTTCGCGGCCAGTGGTGGGGGCGTGCCCGGCGAAACACTGGAATACTGCATTCAGGTGCGGAACGTGGGCGCCGTGGACCTGCCGGCCTTCACGCTAGCTGATGACGTGCCCCTGAACACCACCGTGCAGCTGAGTGCCTACGACGCGGAAGCGGCCGGGGCGGGCGCAGCCGGCACAGCGCTGGGTGTGAAACTCACGCGCGGCACCACCAGCTACCTCACGAGCGCGGCGGACACCGACGCGGGCACATTGACCGGGGCGGGCGGGGCATTCACGCGCGGCGCCCTCACCGTGAACCTGGGCACCCTGGTGACTGCAGATCAGGGCAACGTGTGCTTCCGCGCAGTGATCCGCTGA